From one Melioribacteraceae bacterium genomic stretch:
- a CDS encoding SCO family protein, with the protein MKSIKLLIVISISIFLFSCGESLPIDDDLSDKSYSLLNQDSVAVDYPSNVKSKIAVVGYVFTNCPDICPLTTNNMRLVQEKINEEGITGVEFVTITFDPEYDTPSVLKEYAEVRRLDTSNWMFLTGDKAITDEVMKDAGVVAVPSDSTLMESGNMMYFFVHTDRIHLLDQQNRIRGTYLGSQADINKLVNDIKILAN; encoded by the coding sequence ATGAAATCAATCAAATTATTAATCGTTATTTCTATTTCGATATTTTTATTTAGCTGCGGTGAATCTCTTCCTATCGATGACGATCTTTCAGACAAAAGTTATTCCTTGCTAAATCAAGACAGTGTTGCTGTGGATTATCCGTCAAACGTAAAAAGTAAAATAGCAGTTGTTGGATATGTGTTTACAAATTGTCCTGATATTTGTCCGCTAACGACAAACAATATGAGATTGGTTCAAGAAAAAATAAATGAAGAAGGAATCACCGGAGTAGAATTTGTAACTATTACATTCGATCCTGAATACGACACACCAAGTGTTTTAAAAGAATATGCGGAAGTTAGAAGACTTGATACAAGCAATTGGATGTTTTTAACAGGAGATAAAGCAATAACAGATGAAGTAATGAAAGATGCCGGAGTTGTTGCCGTTCCAAGCGATTCAACTTTAATGGAAAGTGGAAATATGATGTACTTTTTTGTACATACCGATAGAATTCATTTGCTAGATCAGCAAAATAGAATTAGAGGAACTTATCTTGGTAGTCAAGCCGATATTAACAAACTCGTTAACGACATAAAAATTTTAGCAAATTAA
- a CDS encoding endonuclease/exonuclease/phosphatase family protein, whose protein sequence is MRRILLILLFTSLIAAQDRIFIDENFDDWSDVTTMHEDPIGDNTPGAEFDFGNLYITNDDEYIYFRIQTTEKIVLVNGNYMTLYIDSDNNPSTGKSIDGIGVEIEFTFGTRRGKSYIGGSSTIYHENIGFIGSPTFSANDFEFVLRRDAQISGTQVFQSNTIKVKLFGYVSSSLVDYEDKIPNEGGFTYTFQSGEVDPVPTYSINKTDPGYLRIMAYNIERDKITDDTPEVQQNFSNVFSTLQPDIIGFSEVYSSSAQAVADRVENYLPSLEGQTWYNKKLTGYDVVLVSRFIIRDSFPIETTPYAHNSSTAFLLDLRPKYDSDMLVVVAHPKCCLTDGSEDTKRQNQFDAIMGFIRDAMNDGGVLTIQPNIPIVIMGDMNLVGDSRQYNTLITGDIFYNNTYGDDFAPDWDGSNFDDSIPFVNKTAMTYTTNTGSYPPGRLDYIVYSGSVMEEVNSYIFNTKTLSLDELNQFGLSENDTEVSDHLPVVADFDLSPITDVKKKDEIPNKFGLMQNYPNPFNPTTKINFTIPAVGTTNELSLQTKVIVYDILGKEIITLLNEHLQPGNHEIEFNAEDLPSGIYYYRLAVGEFSLTKKMVLLR, encoded by the coding sequence ATGAGAAGAATACTACTAATCCTTTTATTTACAAGTTTAATTGCTGCACAAGATAGAATTTTTATTGACGAAAATTTTGATGATTGGTCTGACGTGACTACCATGCACGAAGATCCGATTGGAGACAACACACCAGGTGCCGAGTTTGATTTTGGAAATCTATATATAACAAACGATGACGAGTATATTTATTTCCGAATTCAGACAACTGAAAAAATTGTTCTGGTTAATGGAAATTATATGACTTTGTACATCGATTCGGATAATAATCCATCAACGGGCAAATCAATAGACGGAATAGGTGTAGAAATCGAATTTACATTCGGCACAAGACGTGGGAAAAGTTATATAGGAGGGTCATCTACAATTTATCACGAGAATATAGGATTTATAGGCTCACCTACATTTTCTGCAAATGATTTTGAGTTTGTTTTAAGAAGAGATGCTCAAATATCCGGAACTCAAGTATTTCAAAGCAATACGATAAAAGTAAAATTGTTCGGATATGTATCTTCTTCATTGGTTGATTATGAAGATAAGATACCGAACGAAGGCGGATTCACCTATACATTTCAATCAGGTGAAGTTGATCCGGTGCCAACTTATTCAATTAACAAAACTGATCCCGGTTATTTGAGAATAATGGCATACAATATTGAGCGAGATAAAATAACTGATGACACACCGGAAGTTCAACAAAACTTTAGCAATGTGTTTTCTACTTTACAGCCGGACATAATTGGTTTCAGTGAAGTTTATTCATCTTCGGCACAAGCAGTTGCAGATAGAGTTGAAAATTATCTTCCTTCTTTAGAAGGTCAGACTTGGTATAACAAAAAACTTACGGGCTATGATGTTGTATTAGTGAGTCGATTTATAATCAGAGATAGTTTCCCAATTGAAACAACTCCTTATGCTCACAATTCATCAACCGCATTCCTTTTAGATCTTCGTCCAAAATATGATTCGGATATGTTGGTTGTAGTTGCTCATCCAAAATGCTGTTTGACTGATGGAAGCGAAGACACAAAACGCCAAAATCAATTTGATGCGATCATGGGTTTTATCAGAGATGCAATGAATGATGGGGGAGTATTAACTATTCAACCGAACATTCCGATTGTTATTATGGGAGATATGAATCTTGTCGGAGATTCGAGACAATACAATACTTTAATTACCGGCGATATTTTTTATAACAATACTTATGGCGATGACTTTGCGCCGGATTGGGACGGTAGTAATTTTGATGATTCAATTCCCTTTGTTAATAAAACTGCTATGACTTATACAACGAACACCGGAAGTTATCCACCGGGAAGACTTGATTATATTGTCTATTCAGGTTCGGTAATGGAAGAAGTAAATAGTTACATCTTTAATACAAAAACATTGAGTCTCGATGAATTGAATCAATTCGGGTTGAGTGAAAACGATACTGAGGTTTCCGATCACCTTCCTGTTGTTGCTGATTTCGATTTGTCACCAATAACGGATGTAAAAAAAAAAGATGAGATCCCAAATAAATTTGGATTAATGCAAAATTACCCGAATCCTTTTAATCCAACGACAAAAATTAATTTTACGATTCCCGCCGTTGGGACAACTAATGAGTTGTCCCTACAAACCAAAGTAATTGTTTATGATATTCTCGGTAAAGAAATAATAACTCTTCTAAATGAACATCTACAACCCGGCAATCACGAAATTGAATTTAACGCAGAAGACTTACCAAGTGGAATTTATTATTACCGGTTAGCAGTCGGTGAATTTTCGTTAACTAAGAAAATGGTTTTGTTGAGATAG
- a CDS encoding NifB/NifX family molybdenum-iron cluster-binding protein, whose product MNQRIAVAIEELPGNIYVVAENFSRCSKFVVCEINSKKIVVQKETYFNPLNGHQKSQSQLPGYINQFDVDYIIAGVMDKKTLSNFHQFRINVITAPKLQFKDALEQFLFGKLNRYVEKIEEDN is encoded by the coding sequence ATGAATCAAAGAATTGCAGTAGCGATTGAAGAACTTCCAGGTAATATTTATGTGGTTGCGGAAAATTTTAGCCGATGCTCAAAATTTGTTGTGTGTGAAATTAACTCTAAAAAGATAGTAGTTCAAAAAGAAACATACTTCAATCCTCTTAACGGTCATCAGAAAAGTCAATCGCAACTACCGGGGTATATTAATCAGTTTGATGTTGATTATATCATTGCGGGAGTAATGGATAAAAAAACATTGTCAAATTTTCATCAGTTCAGAATAAACGTAATAACAGCTCCGAAACTTCAATTTAAAGATGCATTAGAACAATTTTTATTTGGTAAATTAAACCGTTATGTAGAAAAAATTGAAGAGGACAATTAG
- a CDS encoding NAD(P)-dependent oxidoreductase — MSLYNNHRTVLIIGATGFVGKNFLESIKEEYKVFALARRSRTESHIPYHKNVQWLQCDIANKNRLNEVKNFLIENGGVDFVFHLAAYYDFTYKDNPEYERTNIEGTKNVLELAKGLNVKRFVFISSLAACEFPKDGEVVTEYTPPNAGFHYARSKRIGEELTQEYSNYFPCTIIRLAAIFSDWCEYAPLYKFLTTWLSKKIESRILAGKGESAVSYLHVNDLINLFRIIIKEADNLSQFEIYNASPNGSISHKELYTIATTYYFGKAAKPIHLPKILIYPALIIRKIPFLLHLSSEEHFERFWMIKYVDKKLKVDSTHTQIALRWQPTPRNLITRRLLFLLEKMKSHPDEWRLKNEAAMKKIARRTNFIIYDHLTNLKETIVAKIEEQILSPNADEVFKRYHKMDLNDFQCYISTVYHLLMATVRSGDRSLMIQYIDDIATRRFAEGFLPKELCQTIQLYREIIISELSKIKELAKIKQEVYDYIGLTLQMAIDEIEDHYDNLIKKVPADKIAQSDLLPDCKELQRMIRQLSAFYQMSPEEGINYEEMR; from the coding sequence ATGAGTTTGTATAACAATCATAGAACTGTTTTAATAATCGGTGCCACGGGATTTGTCGGTAAAAATTTTCTCGAGAGCATTAAAGAGGAATATAAAGTATTTGCACTTGCAAGACGCTCACGCACAGAATCACATATTCCGTATCACAAAAACGTGCAATGGCTTCAGTGCGATATTGCAAATAAAAATAGATTAAATGAGGTCAAAAATTTTCTAATCGAAAACGGCGGGGTTGATTTTGTCTTTCACTTAGCTGCTTATTATGATTTTACTTATAAAGATAATCCCGAATACGAAAGAACAAATATTGAGGGAACGAAAAACGTACTAGAGTTAGCAAAGGGATTAAACGTAAAAAGGTTTGTTTTTATCAGCTCGCTCGCTGCTTGTGAATTCCCTAAAGATGGTGAAGTTGTAACGGAGTATACCCCGCCTAATGCAGGCTTCCACTATGCGCGAAGTAAAAGAATCGGTGAAGAGTTAACTCAAGAATATTCAAATTACTTTCCTTGCACAATTATTAGATTGGCGGCTATCTTTAGTGATTGGTGCGAATATGCGCCGTTATATAAATTTTTGACAACATGGCTTTCGAAAAAAATAGAGTCAAGAATACTCGCCGGCAAGGGTGAATCCGCAGTCTCATATTTGCATGTAAATGATCTTATCAATCTGTTCAGAATAATAATTAAAGAAGCGGATAATCTTTCGCAATTTGAAATTTATAATGCAAGCCCCAACGGATCAATTTCGCACAAAGAGTTATATACAATTGCAACAACTTATTATTTCGGAAAAGCAGCAAAACCGATACACTTACCAAAAATTCTAATTTACCCCGCCTTAATTATAAGAAAGATTCCTTTTTTGCTTCACTTATCAAGCGAAGAACATTTTGAAAGATTTTGGATGATAAAATATGTCGATAAAAAATTAAAAGTAGATTCGACACACACACAAATTGCATTAAGATGGCAGCCGACTCCTCGAAATTTAATCACACGCCGACTTCTTTTTTTATTGGAAAAAATGAAAAGTCATCCCGACGAATGGCGTCTTAAAAATGAAGCGGCAATGAAAAAAATTGCTCGCAGAACAAACTTTATCATTTACGATCACTTAACCAATTTGAAAGAAACAATAGTTGCCAAAATAGAAGAACAAATTCTTTCGCCTAACGCCGATGAAGTTTTCAAACGTTACCACAAAATGGATCTAAATGATTTTCAATGTTACATAAGTACAGTTTATCATCTGCTTATGGCAACAGTAAGAAGCGGCGACAGAAGTTTGATGATTCAATATATAGATGACATTGCAACACGCAGATTTGCCGAGGGGTTTCTTCCGAAAGAACTTTGTCAAACTATTCAACTATACAGAGAAATAATCATTTCAGAATTAAGCAAGATAAAAGAGCTGGCAAAAATTAAACAAGAAGTATATGACTACATCGGTTTGACTCTTCAAATGGCAATTGACGAAATTGAAGATCATTACGATAACTTAATAAAGAAAGTTCCGGCTGATAAAATTGCACAGTCGGATTTACTACCGGACTGCAAAGAATTACAAAGAATGATAAGACAACTTAGCGCATTCTATCAAATGTCTCCTGAAGAAGGAATTAATTATGAAGAAATGCGATAA